The Desulfosoma caldarium genome has a window encoding:
- the mraZ gene encoding division/cell wall cluster transcriptional repressor MraZ — protein sequence MCPEWEKVGKKGKKVGLLKTPRFRGQFVVRLDDKGRLRIPAKLRETLQQNYTDGLILAAGPRWLDAYPPEIWEILEEKIMAKAGLHEDYRALIRYYIASGVESEIDKQGRILIPSLHRDRANIQQEVLVVGSLDHIEIWDMGQWREYDKWAADNFERLSKEAYS from the coding sequence ATGTGCCCCGAGTGGGAAAAAGTGGGTAAAAAGGGGAAGAAAGTGGGACTCCTCAAGACGCCACGGTTTCGAGGCCAATTTGTGGTGCGGTTGGACGACAAGGGGCGGTTGAGGATTCCCGCCAAGTTGCGTGAGACATTGCAGCAAAACTACACGGACGGACTCATCTTGGCCGCCGGACCTCGATGGCTGGACGCCTATCCGCCGGAAATCTGGGAAATCCTCGAAGAGAAGATCATGGCCAAGGCGGGCCTTCATGAGGACTATCGAGCCCTGATCCGCTATTACATTGCCAGCGGTGTGGAATCGGAAATCGACAAACAGGGCCGGATTCTTATTCCCTCCCTGCATCGGGACCGGGCCAATATACAACAGGAGGTCTTGGTGGTGGGGAGTTTGGATCATATTGAAATTTGGGACATGGGCCAATGGCGCGAGTATGACAAGTGGGCTGCGGACAATTTTGAACGTCTGAGCAAGGAGGCGTATTCCTGA
- a CDS encoding UDP-N-acetylmuramoyl-L-alanyl-D-glutamate--2,6-diaminopimelate ligase — translation MISEEKRAKPLMALLNDVPNARVIGPSDVRVFGLATDSRRVRPGDLFVALSGLHTDGHVFVEDAVRRGASAVLVERLPETALTVPVVMVDHARKAMAAAAASFYDHPVRSLSLVGITGTNGKTTTSLLVESILACAGLRVGVIGTLGYRWGEVKEKPDMTTPDAADLQHLFFRMKRDGVSHVVMEVSSHALELHRVDGVFYDVGVFTNLSQDHLDFHGSMERYFNAKRRLFAEHMKESRHAPSMVVNGDDLYGQRLVQEFAAAVCSFGLDSRSTIHPLRYTLGAQGIEASVQTPSGAVSISSSLMGRLNLYNILAAIGAVQSLGISMSAVAEGIAAVNSVEGRLQRLDNECGLQVVVDFAHTPDAMEKALECLRELASGRVWVVFGCGGDRDRTKRPVMGAVAGRYGDMVVITSDNPRTENPEAIVKDIEPGVQSTGKVRFSFEDEVLPLSGYTIEVDRRRAIRETIRRAEPGDLVFIGGKGHETYQILGTQVRPFDDRVVAREALAQRRARTMPTQAAEGVW, via the coding sequence GTGATTTCTGAAGAAAAGCGTGCCAAACCTTTGATGGCTTTGTTGAATGATGTGCCGAACGCGCGCGTGATCGGTCCGAGCGATGTGCGCGTTTTTGGCCTGGCGACCGACAGCCGTCGCGTGCGTCCAGGCGATCTTTTCGTCGCTTTAAGCGGGTTGCATACGGATGGGCATGTGTTTGTCGAAGACGCGGTGCGTCGCGGCGCCAGCGCCGTTTTGGTGGAAAGGCTTCCCGAAACCGCTCTGACCGTTCCTGTGGTGATGGTAGACCATGCGCGAAAGGCCATGGCCGCCGCCGCCGCATCCTTTTACGATCATCCGGTTCGTTCTTTGAGTCTCGTGGGCATTACGGGCACGAACGGCAAGACGACCACATCCCTTCTCGTGGAAAGCATTCTGGCCTGTGCAGGCCTGCGCGTGGGTGTTATCGGCACCCTGGGATACCGATGGGGGGAGGTGAAGGAAAAACCGGACATGACCACGCCCGATGCGGCGGATCTGCAACATCTTTTTTTCCGCATGAAAAGGGATGGGGTGAGCCACGTGGTCATGGAAGTGTCGTCCCATGCCCTGGAGCTGCACCGCGTGGATGGTGTTTTCTACGATGTTGGCGTCTTCACCAATTTGTCTCAAGACCATCTGGATTTTCATGGGTCTATGGAACGATATTTTAACGCCAAGAGGCGTCTTTTTGCCGAACACATGAAAGAGTCTCGCCATGCTCCTTCTATGGTCGTGAATGGAGATGACCTCTATGGCCAAAGGCTCGTTCAGGAATTCGCCGCGGCTGTGTGTTCCTTTGGCCTTGATTCGCGAAGCACCATTCATCCTTTAAGGTACACGCTTGGGGCGCAGGGCATCGAGGCGTCGGTCCAGACACCTTCGGGAGCGGTGTCCATCTCTTCATCCCTCATGGGCCGTCTCAACCTCTACAACATTCTGGCGGCCATTGGCGCCGTGCAGTCGCTGGGGATTTCTATGTCAGCGGTAGCCGAGGGAATTGCCGCCGTCAATTCGGTGGAAGGCCGTCTTCAGCGCCTTGACAACGAATGTGGACTTCAGGTGGTGGTGGACTTTGCTCACACTCCGGATGCGATGGAAAAGGCCTTGGAATGCCTACGGGAATTGGCTTCGGGGCGTGTGTGGGTGGTTTTCGGATGCGGTGGGGACAGGGATCGCACCAAGCGTCCCGTCATGGGCGCTGTGGCCGGTCGCTACGGGGACATGGTGGTTATCACCAGTGACAATCCTCGAACGGAAAACCCGGAAGCCATCGTCAAAGACATAGAACCCGGTGTGCAATCCACCGGAAAAGTAAGGTTTTCCTTCGAAGACGAGGTCCTCCCTTTGAGTGGGTACACCATTGAGGTGGATCGGCGCCGTGCCATTCGAGAAACCATACGAAGAGCCGAACCGGGAGATCTTGTGTTTATTGGAGGAAAAGGTCACGAAACGTATCAAATTTTGGGTACGCAGGTGCGCCCTTTTGACGATCGTGTTGTGGCCCGAGAAGCTTTGGCCCAGCGCCGCGCTCGAACAATGCCCACTCAAGCTGCCGAAGGGGTATGGTGA
- a CDS encoding penicillin-binding protein — MEAEAQRAEKKRPGFRFWFSCRLLQGLGLVLCAAILGRSLYLQVVDHAKWKEIQIGQVQSVVAIPVYRGKIMDRRGQDLALSIKSPCLFADGALIQDPKSTAAQLASIVGEPADKIEQKLRQNKRFIRLRRDLSIEEAQRAMALKLPGIGVTSEWRRYYPFRHIGGHVIGFVGVDGVGLEGVEKAYDGLLRHSMRSTTALRDGGRRKIWLRDAPPPLPQERYSLQLALDGYLQSVAEQALQKAVKKHHAAAGQAILMDPQTFEVMALAVWPGFDPNNYVMHQPAEWRNRAIADAFEPGSSFKTFLLAAVLDAKSARPQDRIFCENGRIQVAAHTIRDVHPYGWLTVAEVLKVSSNIGALKLADTLGSERFYRYLDQFGFGKKTGVDLPGEISGTLRPLTSWRPIDLAVMAFGQGVTVTGLQLTSAVAAIANGGVMKTPRVAKAVLDASGRVVKEFGQDQGRRVLSSATAAKLRELMQGVVEPGGTGTKAALAQYTTAGKTGTAQVVEPETRRYSLDKYTSVFVGFAPVSHARLVMTVVIHEPQPEYYGGVVAAPVFRDVMEKALPYLGVLPDKKPRELPAAVRRVSTSSKRTTGEGVAMTSAEDGPVTVPNVQGLSLKAAVAVLKDFGLAVSPQGRGRVVRQHPMAGTSATKGTAVTIYLEEVL; from the coding sequence ATGGAGGCGGAAGCGCAACGAGCGGAAAAGAAAAGGCCGGGATTTCGGTTCTGGTTTTCATGCCGTTTGTTGCAAGGGCTGGGTCTCGTACTGTGTGCAGCCATTTTGGGTCGATCCTTATATCTTCAGGTCGTGGACCATGCCAAGTGGAAGGAAATCCAGATCGGCCAGGTACAAAGTGTGGTGGCCATTCCCGTGTACCGTGGAAAAATCATGGATCGACGTGGGCAGGACTTGGCCTTGTCGATAAAGTCTCCCTGCCTTTTTGCCGATGGAGCGCTGATACAGGATCCCAAATCGACAGCGGCCCAGCTTGCCTCCATCGTGGGGGAACCGGCTGACAAAATCGAGCAAAAGCTTCGGCAGAACAAAAGGTTTATTCGCCTTCGTCGCGACCTTTCCATAGAAGAGGCGCAGCGCGCGATGGCCCTGAAACTTCCAGGGATAGGAGTCACTTCAGAATGGCGCCGATACTATCCGTTTAGGCATATTGGAGGCCATGTCATAGGTTTTGTGGGTGTGGACGGGGTTGGCTTGGAAGGTGTGGAAAAGGCTTATGACGGTCTCTTGCGCCATTCGATGCGATCGACGACAGCCTTGCGAGATGGGGGTCGGCGCAAAATTTGGCTTCGGGACGCTCCGCCCCCTCTTCCCCAAGAACGGTATAGCCTGCAGTTGGCTTTGGACGGCTACTTGCAGTCGGTGGCGGAGCAGGCGTTGCAAAAGGCCGTCAAGAAGCACCACGCGGCTGCCGGCCAGGCGATTCTCATGGATCCCCAGACCTTTGAAGTGATGGCCTTGGCTGTCTGGCCGGGATTTGACCCCAACAATTACGTAATGCATCAGCCAGCTGAGTGGCGGAACAGGGCCATCGCCGATGCCTTTGAGCCGGGAAGTTCCTTTAAGACGTTTCTCCTGGCCGCTGTGTTGGACGCCAAGTCGGCCCGACCCCAAGACCGCATCTTTTGCGAGAACGGAAGAATTCAGGTGGCCGCTCACACCATTCGCGACGTGCATCCTTATGGGTGGTTGACCGTCGCGGAAGTGCTCAAGGTTTCTAGCAACATCGGCGCTCTCAAATTGGCAGACACTCTTGGATCGGAGCGGTTTTATCGGTACTTGGATCAGTTCGGATTCGGCAAAAAAACGGGTGTGGACCTACCCGGAGAGATTTCGGGAACCCTTCGGCCTTTGACGTCATGGCGACCTATTGATTTGGCGGTGATGGCTTTTGGCCAGGGAGTGACCGTGACAGGGTTGCAATTAACCAGTGCTGTAGCGGCCATTGCCAATGGAGGGGTAATGAAGACGCCGCGGGTTGCCAAGGCGGTGCTCGATGCCTCGGGGCGTGTCGTCAAGGAGTTTGGCCAAGACCAAGGGCGTCGCGTGTTGAGTTCGGCAACGGCCGCCAAGCTTCGAGAACTGATGCAGGGGGTTGTGGAGCCGGGGGGCACGGGAACCAAGGCCGCCTTGGCCCAATACACCACGGCTGGCAAGACAGGGACAGCTCAAGTGGTGGAACCCGAAACCCGCCGGTATTCTCTGGATAAATACACCTCGGTTTTCGTGGGTTTTGCCCCTGTCAGCCATGCTCGCTTGGTTATGACGGTGGTGATTCATGAACCCCAGCCGGAATACTACGGCGGTGTCGTGGCCGCGCCCGTGTTTCGCGATGTGATGGAAAAAGCCCTGCCCTACCTGGGGGTATTGCCTGACAAGAAGCCTAGGGAGCTACCGGCGGCGGTGCGGAGGGTTTCCACGAGTTCCAAAAGAACCACCGGCGAAGGTGTGGCTATGACCTCAGCGGAAGACGGTCCGGTGACGGTTCCCAACGTTCAAGGGCTTTCATTAAAAGCCGCGGTCGCCGTGCTAAAGGATTTCGGCTTGGCTGTGTCGCCTCAGGGTCGAGGTCGGGTTGTCCGGCAACATCCTATGGCTGGGACCTCGGCAACTAAAGGGACGGCCGTGACCATTTACTTGGAAGAGGTATTGTGA
- a CDS encoding HlyC/CorC family transporter — protein MVKDIAILVLLLGLSAFFSGSETAFMAVDRIRLRHRARTDKRARHARGILKEPEKLISALLFYNNLINVAMSALATALAIQFLGDKGVLVATGVTTLCLLLFGEITPKTVSVYYAERIVVAVAPALLWCIRLSYPIVHVLSLTANGLIRLIGVRRPSRQLRWTEEEIAMVIKAGTEEGILDLEKQDMLLGILSMEKVQVGDIAVPLRDVVSVSLDATYEEVYRMIETYKYARYPVYRGDPSNIVGFIHARDFFLYAKGPSFRLTSIVRPPNFVPELRSIRQQLLSFKKERAHLSIVVDEYGEITGIVTMEDVLEEIVGDIQDEHDPQRRWVRKVGENTYIVEGRLLVRDLNRWLRFDLPEEGVKTVGGLVQKALGRIPHPGDEVVLKPYRLRVLEMRGKSVRKIRLDINGVTS, from the coding sequence ATGGTCAAAGACATCGCAATATTGGTGCTCCTTTTGGGACTGTCGGCCTTCTTTTCAGGGTCCGAGACCGCGTTTATGGCCGTGGATCGCATACGGCTGCGCCACAGGGCGCGCACCGACAAAAGGGCGCGCCATGCGCGGGGAATCCTCAAGGAACCCGAAAAGCTCATCTCGGCCCTGCTGTTTTACAATAACCTGATCAACGTGGCCATGTCGGCATTGGCGACGGCCCTGGCCATTCAGTTCCTGGGGGACAAGGGCGTGCTGGTGGCCACCGGCGTGACGACTTTATGTCTTCTTCTCTTTGGGGAAATCACGCCGAAAACCGTGAGCGTTTACTATGCGGAAAGAATCGTCGTGGCCGTGGCCCCTGCCCTTCTCTGGTGCATTCGCCTTTCCTACCCCATCGTGCACGTTCTGTCGTTGACGGCCAACGGGCTTATTCGCCTCATCGGGGTTCGCCGACCCTCGCGGCAGCTTCGATGGACCGAGGAAGAAATTGCCATGGTCATCAAGGCCGGGACGGAAGAAGGTATTCTGGATCTGGAAAAACAGGATATGCTTCTTGGGATTTTGTCCATGGAAAAAGTCCAGGTCGGCGATATTGCTGTGCCGCTTCGAGACGTGGTGAGTGTGAGCCTGGATGCCACCTATGAGGAAGTCTACCGAATGATCGAGACCTACAAATACGCGCGTTATCCCGTGTATCGAGGCGATCCAAGCAATATCGTGGGCTTCATTCATGCGCGCGACTTCTTTCTGTATGCCAAAGGACCGTCCTTTCGGCTCACGTCCATCGTGAGGCCCCCCAATTTCGTTCCGGAACTGCGTAGCATTCGCCAACAGCTGCTCAGCTTCAAAAAGGAACGAGCCCATCTCAGCATCGTGGTGGACGAATACGGAGAAATCACGGGAATCGTAACCATGGAGGACGTGCTGGAAGAAATCGTGGGCGACATTCAGGATGAACACGATCCGCAGCGGCGCTGGGTGCGCAAAGTGGGAGAAAACACCTACATCGTGGAAGGACGCCTTCTCGTGCGCGACCTCAACCGATGGCTGCGGTTTGACCTTCCCGAGGAAGGCGTAAAAACCGTCGGAGGCCTGGTTCAAAAGGCCTTGGGAAGAATTCCTCACCCGGGGGACGAGGTCGTTTTGAAACCCTATAGGCTGCGCGTTTTGGAAATGCGGGGCAAAAGCGTAAGAAAAATCCGCCTGGACATCAATGGGGTCACATCTTGA
- the rsmH gene encoding 16S rRNA (cytosine(1402)-N(4))-methyltransferase RsmH has product MERRCAPQSRHVPVLLKEAVGFLRCRAGGRYVDATVGGGGYAEAILEASAPDGLLLGLDWDQAAVDRVRSRLAPYGPRVFLVWASFDGLSDVLQWHGWSSVDGIVADLGVSSDQLDDPRRGLSFLEDGPLDMRMNRAQGVTAAQLVNTMPEEELAWLIRSLGEERFARRIAAAICARRRIRPFTTTTDLAQVVAAAVPKSADTRRLHPATRTFLALRLAVNRELEVLERFLGSALQWLKPEGRLVVVSFHSLEDRIVKRCFQSWAASCRCPRDVPVCRCEGRPLAKVLTRKPVRPQAEEVARNPRARSARLRVVEKLS; this is encoded by the coding sequence ATGGAGCGACGCTGCGCACCTCAAAGTCGCCACGTGCCGGTGTTGCTGAAGGAAGCCGTCGGCTTTCTTCGATGTCGCGCGGGTGGACGGTACGTGGATGCGACGGTGGGAGGAGGGGGCTATGCGGAGGCGATTCTTGAGGCCTCTGCGCCGGATGGGCTCCTTTTGGGTCTGGATTGGGACCAGGCTGCCGTGGATCGCGTGCGAAGCAGGCTGGCGCCTTATGGACCTCGGGTCTTTCTTGTGTGGGCCTCGTTTGATGGGTTGTCCGATGTTCTTCAATGGCATGGCTGGTCTTCCGTGGATGGCATTGTCGCCGACTTGGGGGTGTCCTCGGATCAGTTGGATGATCCTCGTCGGGGCTTAAGTTTTCTAGAAGACGGGCCTTTGGACATGAGAATGAATCGAGCGCAGGGAGTCACGGCGGCCCAGTTAGTCAATACGATGCCCGAAGAGGAGCTGGCGTGGCTGATTCGAAGCTTGGGCGAGGAGCGGTTTGCGCGCCGCATTGCCGCGGCCATCTGTGCTCGGCGGCGGATTCGACCTTTTACGACCACGACGGACCTTGCCCAGGTGGTGGCGGCTGCGGTTCCCAAGAGTGCCGATACGAGGCGTCTTCATCCGGCGACCCGGACCTTTTTGGCCCTCCGGCTAGCCGTGAACCGAGAATTGGAAGTTTTGGAACGGTTTCTGGGTTCTGCATTGCAGTGGTTGAAACCCGAAGGGCGGCTCGTGGTGGTGAGTTTTCATTCCTTGGAGGACCGAATCGTGAAACGATGCTTTCAAAGTTGGGCCGCATCGTGCCGGTGTCCTCGAGACGTACCGGTGTGCCGCTGTGAAGGCCGCCCTTTGGCGAAGGTGCTCACTCGAAAGCCGGTTCGGCCCCAGGCCGAAGAAGTGGCAAGAAACCCTCGAGCTCGAAGCGCGAGGCTGCGGGTCGTAGAAAAGCTCAGCTGA